One window from the genome of Acidihalobacter ferrooxydans encodes:
- the csrA gene encoding carbon storage regulator CsrA: MLILTRRVEETLIIGDDIAITVLGVKGNQVRLGIKAPRDVAVHREEVYQRIQKAVHQAGEDEAN, encoded by the coding sequence ATGCTGATTCTGACGCGTCGTGTAGAAGAAACACTCATCATCGGTGATGACATAGCAATCACGGTATTGGGTGTAAAGGGGAATCAAGTGCGCTTGGGCATAAAGGCCCCGCGGGATGTTGCTGTACATCGCGAAGAGGTCTATCAACGCATTCAGAAAGCGGTTCATCAGGCGGGTGAAGATGAAGCCAACTGA
- a CDS encoding ATP-grasp domain-containing protein, with amino-acid sequence MNQPDSTAHPPLMGLAALIRLSFEGQDLRPLAKRFLQRAQDDPTDANALMDLATTLELNLQPEVGLGVQAQALQMCAHYCVLKPANARLRVLCLMAPGDLSTNAPLAFLLEDSDVALDMLFVGEGVAPVASLPEHDVLFCAIGESEATHPLLDRLKPIMDTWPRPVLNPPERVMRTSRDGAHALLHDAPGIIMPPSRRLERADLECLGRSELTLETLLPGERFPVLVRPVDSHAGHDLAKLHSAEEIAAYLEPLKETRFFLSPFVDYRDADGQFRKYRVVLIDGRAYAGHMAISSHWMIHYLNAGMRESAEKRTEEARFMQNFETDFARRHAAAFEAINQRLALDYLVIDCAETTTGELLIFEVDTGAVVHSMDPPDLFPYKLPAMHKVFDAFRALLAKAAAEN; translated from the coding sequence ATGAATCAACCGGACTCAACTGCTCACCCACCGCTGATGGGACTCGCCGCCCTGATCCGCTTGTCCTTCGAAGGGCAGGATCTGAGGCCGTTGGCGAAGCGTTTTCTGCAACGCGCGCAGGACGATCCCACGGACGCCAACGCGCTGATGGATCTGGCCACCACGCTGGAACTCAACCTGCAGCCCGAAGTCGGGCTCGGCGTTCAGGCCCAGGCTCTGCAGATGTGCGCACACTACTGCGTGCTCAAGCCCGCCAATGCGAGGCTGCGGGTGCTCTGCCTCATGGCTCCCGGTGATCTGTCCACCAACGCGCCGCTGGCCTTCCTGCTGGAGGACAGTGATGTGGCACTCGACATGCTGTTCGTCGGCGAAGGCGTTGCCCCGGTCGCGTCTCTGCCGGAACACGATGTCCTGTTCTGCGCGATTGGTGAATCGGAAGCGACTCATCCGCTGCTGGACCGACTGAAACCAATCATGGACACCTGGCCACGACCGGTGCTCAATCCGCCCGAACGGGTCATGCGTACCTCGCGCGACGGCGCTCATGCATTGCTGCACGATGCACCGGGCATCATCATGCCGCCTTCGCGACGGCTGGAACGGGCCGATCTCGAGTGCCTCGGGCGCAGTGAACTCACCCTGGAAACACTGCTGCCCGGCGAGCGTTTCCCGGTCCTCGTGCGCCCCGTAGACTCCCACGCCGGCCATGACCTGGCGAAACTCCATAGTGCCGAAGAAATTGCCGCCTATCTGGAGCCGTTGAAAGAGACGCGCTTCTTTCTGTCCCCCTTCGTTGACTACCGCGATGCCGACGGTCAGTTTCGCAAATACCGCGTGGTGTTGATCGATGGCCGGGCCTACGCCGGCCATATGGCCATCTCGAGTCACTGGATGATTCACTATCTGAATGCGGGCATGCGTGAGAGCGCGGAAAAACGCACGGAAGAGGCGCGCTTCATGCAAAATTTCGAAACGGATTTTGCCCGCCGCCATGCCGCCGCCTTCGAGGCGATCAACCAGCGACTGGCGCTCGATTACCTGGTGATAGACTGCGCGGAGACCACCACAGGCGAGTTGCTGATCTTCGAAGTCGACACGGGAGCGGTCGTTCATTCGATGGACCCTCCCGACCTCTTCCCCTACAAATTACCGGCCATGCATAAGGTATTCGATGCCTTTCGTGCGCTGCTGGCGAAAGCTGCCGCCGAAAATTAG
- a CDS encoding pyridoxal phosphate-dependent decarboxylase family protein yields MNETTQENLDPADWPALRHQGHRMLDDIFDYLERLRERPLWQPIPNEVRDRYAEPLPREGLELAEVHERFMHEILPYAVGNAHPGFMGWVHGGGTPVGMLAEMLAAGLNANLGGRNQMPVEVERQIVRWMRELFGFPASASGLFVTGTSMANFIALLVARTAALGTSVRREGVTSAETSLVAYTSASAHGCIRQALDLAGLGTDALRIIPVDDGHRMDLGKLESAIAADRAAGLKPFFVVATAGTVDVGAIDDLSAIETIARREGLWFHVDGAFGALGMLAPELAPRLAGIERADSIACDFHKWLQVPYDAGFILVRDGDRHQETFSSPAAYLSREARGLAAGSPWPCDFGPDLSRGFRALKTWFTLQVYGADRLGRVIAGTCALARYLGERVAAEERLELLVRPSLNIVCFRHRGDDPDRLNRDIVVGLHESGVAAPSTTVLDNRLAIRCAIVNHRTERRDIDALLEAVLALGATDTHPTVHASK; encoded by the coding sequence ATGAACGAAACCACGCAAGAGAATCTCGATCCCGCAGACTGGCCGGCTTTGCGCCACCAGGGTCATCGCATGCTCGACGACATCTTCGACTATCTCGAACGCCTGCGTGAACGGCCCTTGTGGCAGCCCATTCCCAATGAGGTGCGTGACCGCTATGCCGAACCGTTGCCGCGCGAGGGGCTGGAGCTGGCGGAGGTGCATGAGCGTTTCATGCACGAAATCCTGCCCTACGCGGTGGGGAACGCCCACCCCGGTTTCATGGGCTGGGTGCACGGCGGCGGAACGCCGGTCGGCATGCTGGCCGAGATGTTGGCAGCCGGCTTGAACGCCAACCTGGGTGGCCGCAACCAGATGCCGGTGGAAGTGGAACGACAGATCGTGCGCTGGATGCGCGAGCTGTTTGGTTTCCCCGCATCCGCCAGCGGCCTGTTCGTGACCGGCACGTCGATGGCCAACTTCATCGCGCTCCTGGTGGCGCGCACCGCCGCCCTCGGTACCTCGGTACGCCGCGAGGGTGTGACCTCCGCCGAGACAAGCCTGGTGGCCTATACCTCGGCCAGCGCCCATGGTTGTATCCGGCAAGCGCTGGACCTCGCGGGACTGGGCACCGATGCCCTGCGCATCATTCCCGTTGACGACGGGCATCGCATGGATCTTGGCAAACTCGAGTCGGCCATTGCGGCCGACCGCGCGGCCGGGCTGAAGCCGTTCTTCGTCGTCGCCACGGCAGGTACGGTGGACGTGGGCGCTATCGACGATCTATCGGCCATCGAGACCATTGCCAGACGCGAGGGGCTGTGGTTTCACGTCGATGGCGCCTTTGGCGCACTGGGCATGCTCGCGCCCGAACTGGCGCCTCGTCTTGCGGGGATCGAGCGTGCGGACTCCATCGCCTGCGATTTCCACAAGTGGCTGCAAGTGCCCTACGATGCCGGTTTCATCCTGGTGCGCGATGGCGACCGTCACCAGGAGACCTTCAGCAGCCCCGCAGCCTATCTGAGTCGCGAGGCCCGGGGGCTGGCCGCAGGTTCTCCCTGGCCCTGCGATTTCGGCCCCGACCTTTCCCGCGGCTTCCGGGCGCTCAAAACCTGGTTCACGCTCCAGGTCTATGGTGCCGACAGGCTGGGGCGCGTGATCGCCGGCACATGCGCGCTCGCCCGCTACCTCGGCGAACGCGTCGCGGCCGAAGAGCGACTGGAACTGCTGGTCCGGCCATCGCTCAATATCGTCTGCTTCCGCCACCGTGGCGATGATCCCGACCGGCTTAACCGGGACATCGTTGTCGGATTACACGAATCTGGCGTCGCCGCGCCATCCACGACGGTGCTTGATAACCGCTTGGCCATTCGCTGCGCCATCGTCAACCATCGCACCGAGCGCCGCGACATCGATGCTTTACTGGAAGCGGTGCTCGCCCTGGGGGCCACCGATACCCATCCAACGGTCCACGCGTCGAAATGA
- a CDS encoding LysR family transcriptional regulator, whose amino-acid sequence MIKISLRQLEILQAVARHGNFSRASEALHLTQPAVSMQMKQLENLLGMPLFEYAGKRISLTQAGDATLRSAEAVIRELNNLEQSLASLKGLQGGTLTVAAVSTASVFAARLMAMFRTLHPDVQVSLNVVNRETSLRHLFENACDLALMGTPPEGLALVAQPFMDNPLVIIAAAGHPLSKTRPIPLERLLDEPLVVREPASGTRIALENFFIEHRLAFKPAMEMNKNEAIKQAAEAGLGVGLVSLHTVQAELASGQLCVLDVEGLPLQRQWFLVQREGKRLSPAAQAFAELVLTRAAQVLSHSTRPARPCRDEPG is encoded by the coding sequence ATGATAAAAATCTCCCTGCGCCAACTCGAAATCCTCCAGGCTGTTGCACGCCACGGCAATTTCTCCCGCGCCAGCGAGGCGCTGCACCTCACCCAGCCGGCCGTCTCCATGCAGATGAAGCAGTTGGAAAATCTGCTCGGCATGCCGTTGTTCGAGTATGCCGGCAAGCGCATCTCCCTGACCCAGGCCGGCGACGCAACGCTGCGCAGCGCCGAGGCCGTGATTCGCGAACTCAATAATCTTGAACAGTCGCTGGCGAGCCTGAAAGGCTTGCAGGGCGGCACACTCACCGTCGCGGCGGTGAGTACGGCCAGCGTGTTCGCCGCCCGGCTGATGGCGATGTTCCGTACGCTCCACCCCGACGTGCAGGTCAGCCTGAATGTAGTCAACCGCGAAACCTCGCTGCGCCATCTGTTCGAAAATGCCTGCGATCTGGCACTGATGGGCACACCACCGGAAGGGCTTGCGCTGGTCGCACAGCCCTTCATGGATAATCCGCTGGTGATTATCGCCGCCGCCGGGCATCCATTGAGCAAGACACGCCCTATCCCGCTCGAGCGTCTGCTCGACGAACCGCTGGTCGTGCGCGAACCGGCTTCCGGCACGCGTATCGCCCTGGAGAATTTTTTCATCGAACACCGGCTGGCGTTCAAACCGGCGATGGAAATGAACAAGAACGAGGCCATCAAACAGGCAGCCGAGGCCGGGCTTGGCGTGGGTCTGGTGTCGCTGCACACGGTGCAGGCCGAGCTGGCTTCCGGGCAATTGTGCGTACTTGATGTCGAAGGCCTGCCCTTGCAGCGGCAATGGTTTCTGGTGCAACGTGAAGGCAAGCGCCTCAGCCCGGCCGCCCAGGCATTTGCCGAACTGGTGCTCACCCGGGCGGCGCAGGTATTGAGTCACTCCACCCGTCCGGCCCGGCCTTGCCGCGATGAACCCGGATAA
- a CDS encoding ribulose-bisphosphate carboxylase has translation MANDQSNRYANLDLNEAELMAGGKHILVAYKMKPKAGYDYLATAAHFAAESSTGTNVEVSTTDDFTKGVDALVYHIDEATEDMRIAYPIELFDRNVTDGRFMIVSFLTLAIGNNQGMGDVEYGKMIDFYVPDRAIQMFDGPATDISKLWRILGRPVKDGGYIAGTIIKPKLGLRPEPFAQAAYQFWLGGDFIKNDEPQGNQVFAPVKKTIPLVYDAMKRAQDETGEAKLFSMNITADDHYEMMARADFALEVFGPDADKLAFLVDGYVGGPGMITTARRQYPDQYLHYHRAGHGAVTSPSANRGYSAFVLAKMSRLQGASGIHVGTMGYGKMEGEADDRNIAYMIERDEAQGPVYYQKWYGMKPTTPIISGGMNALRLPGFFENLGHGNVINTAGGGAYGHIDSPAAGATSLRQAYECWKAGADPIEYAREHREFARAFESFPGDADQLYPGWRDKLGVHK, from the coding sequence ATGGCAAACGATCAATCCAATCGCTACGCCAATTTGGACTTGAATGAAGCGGAACTCATGGCGGGTGGCAAGCACATTCTCGTCGCGTACAAGATGAAGCCCAAGGCGGGTTACGACTATCTGGCGACCGCCGCTCACTTCGCGGCCGAATCGTCCACCGGCACCAACGTCGAGGTCAGCACCACCGACGACTTCACCAAGGGCGTTGACGCGCTGGTCTACCACATCGACGAAGCCACCGAGGATATGCGCATCGCATATCCGATCGAGCTGTTCGACCGCAACGTCACCGACGGCCGTTTCATGATCGTCTCCTTCCTGACGCTGGCAATCGGCAATAACCAGGGTATGGGCGACGTCGAATACGGCAAGATGATCGACTTCTACGTGCCCGACCGCGCGATCCAGATGTTCGACGGCCCGGCCACTGACATCTCCAAGCTGTGGCGCATTCTTGGTCGCCCGGTCAAGGACGGCGGCTACATCGCCGGCACCATCATCAAGCCCAAGCTGGGTCTGCGTCCGGAACCCTTTGCGCAGGCGGCCTACCAGTTCTGGCTCGGCGGCGACTTCATCAAAAATGACGAGCCGCAGGGCAACCAGGTGTTCGCGCCGGTCAAGAAGACCATCCCGCTGGTCTACGACGCCATGAAGCGTGCGCAGGACGAGACCGGCGAAGCCAAGCTGTTTTCCATGAACATCACCGCCGACGACCATTACGAAATGATGGCCCGTGCCGACTTCGCGCTGGAAGTGTTCGGCCCCGATGCCGACAAGCTGGCCTTCCTGGTCGATGGTTACGTCGGCGGCCCGGGCATGATCACCACGGCCCGCCGTCAATACCCGGATCAATACCTGCACTATCACCGGGCCGGCCACGGAGCCGTGACCTCGCCCAGCGCCAACCGGGGCTATTCCGCCTTCGTGCTGGCCAAGATGAGCCGTCTGCAGGGCGCCTCCGGCATCCATGTCGGCACCATGGGCTACGGCAAGATGGAAGGCGAGGCGGACGACCGCAACATCGCGTACATGATAGAGAGAGACGAAGCGCAGGGCCCGGTCTACTACCAGAAATGGTATGGCATGAAGCCCACCACGCCGATCATCTCCGGCGGCATGAACGCGCTGCGCCTGCCCGGTTTCTTCGAGAATCTGGGCCACGGCAACGTGATCAACACCGCAGGCGGCGGCGCCTATGGCCACATCGATTCCCCGGCGGCCGGCGCCACCTCGCTGCGCCAGGCCTACGAGTGCTGGAAGGCAGGCGCCGATCCGATCGAGTACGCCAGGGAACACCGCGAGTTTGCTCGCGCGTTCGAGTCCTTCCCTGGTGACGCAGACCAGCTCTACCCTGGCTGGCGCGACAAACTGGGCGTGCACAAGTAA
- a CDS encoding CbbQ/NirQ/NorQ/GpvN family protein → MTSDIEQYRVQAEPYYQAQGREIALYEAAYRKRLPVMVKGPTGCGKSRFVEYMAWKLGKPLITVACNEDMTASDLVGRYLLEAGGTRWLDGPLTTAARIGAICYLDEIVEARQDTTVVIHPLTDHRRTLPLDKKGELIRAHPDFQLVISYNPGYQSLMKDLKQSTKQRFTAFDFDYPEAALETVILANETGLGEDMAGKLVKIAQTARNLKGHGLDEGISTRLMVYAALLIQDGIEATEACRMALVRPITDDPDIRETLDHAIDATFG, encoded by the coding sequence ATGACGAGCGACATTGAGCAATATCGAGTTCAGGCGGAACCCTACTATCAGGCGCAGGGCCGGGAAATCGCGCTGTACGAGGCGGCCTATCGCAAGCGCCTGCCGGTGATGGTCAAGGGGCCGACCGGTTGCGGCAAGTCGCGCTTCGTCGAATACATGGCCTGGAAACTCGGCAAGCCGCTGATCACCGTAGCCTGTAACGAGGATATGACCGCCAGCGACCTGGTCGGGCGCTATCTGCTTGAAGCCGGTGGTACACGCTGGCTCGACGGACCGTTGACCACCGCCGCGCGCATCGGCGCCATCTGCTATCTGGACGAGATCGTCGAGGCCCGCCAGGATACCACCGTCGTCATCCATCCGCTGACCGATCACCGCCGGACCCTGCCGCTCGACAAGAAGGGCGAGCTGATCCGGGCGCATCCCGATTTCCAGCTGGTGATTTCCTACAATCCCGGCTACCAGTCGCTGATGAAGGACCTGAAACAGTCCACCAAGCAGCGCTTTACTGCCTTCGATTTCGACTACCCCGAGGCCGCGCTCGAAACCGTCATTCTGGCCAATGAGACCGGCCTCGGCGAGGACATGGCCGGCAAGCTGGTCAAGATTGCCCAGACCGCGCGCAACCTCAAGGGGCATGGCCTGGACGAAGGCATTTCCACGCGTCTGATGGTCTATGCTGCGCTGTTGATCCAGGACGGCATCGAAGCGACCGAGGCCTGCCGCATGGCGTTGGTGCGCCCGATCACCGACGATCCCGATATCCGCGAAACCCTGGATCACGCCATCGACGCGACCTTCGGGTGA
- a CDS encoding nitric oxide reductase activation protein NorD, with product MSAYWARLDTRFPQVEEVFEACMADALNRLSPEGIDDFLEAGRALGKLGRGADPLLAFLEAWPSTAQTVGERLLPAVMALVRRLQKSPNGKAIAPFLQTLAPVAQRLQSDAQLQHYLEIVLELMERTTRSIHGFHTTYPSPGLPDFFAQAPALLARLDIGGLRKWVDYGVRNYATHPERQKDYFSLQSADARAVLQRERHGTLLIDVERKLDLYLRGLWQDADLLIPYSSAFDELRKPVPYYDPLGIRLPDVQDDSRGVTGLDRYRATLAHIVGHRRWSTPQIADNWSPFQRMAVEFIEDCRIETLLIREYPGLRRLFLALHPRPVEDACDPATTSCLRHRLAMLSRALLDPDHDYRDADLNDFVARFHALLGRAETCTADSAALAIAYVARTRRASDQFARVHFDDTVIDYRDDNRHLWRFIEDGDEEEQFDDNRRTQTEDPLQGLPPRHYPEWDYTSQTYRPDWACVYEALHPTGQAADIDRLLQKHAMLAKRLKKLLDLLKPQDKVRIRYQEEGSELDLDVAIRSLIDFKGGAAPDPRINMSHTTAGRDIAVTLLLDLSASLNEQVPGGEQTILELSQEAVSLLAWAIDRLGDPLAISGFHSNTRHDVRYLHIKGFGEHWDDTVKARLAAMQAGYSTRMGAALRHAAHYLGARRSDKRLLLILTDGEPSDVDVQDARLLIEDARQAVKELDREGIFTYCISLDPRADEYVSDIFGRRYTVIDNIRRLPEKLPELFMALTR from the coding sequence ATGAGCGCCTACTGGGCGCGGCTCGATACCCGTTTCCCGCAGGTGGAAGAGGTGTTCGAGGCGTGCATGGCAGACGCCTTGAACAGACTGTCGCCCGAGGGCATCGACGACTTTCTCGAAGCCGGCCGTGCGCTTGGCAAGCTGGGCCGTGGCGCGGACCCACTGCTGGCGTTCCTGGAAGCATGGCCGTCCACCGCGCAAACCGTCGGCGAGCGTCTGCTGCCCGCCGTGATGGCGCTCGTGCGCCGCTTGCAGAAATCGCCCAACGGCAAGGCCATCGCACCGTTCCTGCAGACGCTCGCGCCGGTGGCCCAGCGCCTTCAGTCCGACGCGCAACTGCAACACTACCTCGAGATCGTGCTGGAACTCATGGAGCGCACCACCCGCTCCATCCACGGTTTTCATACCACCTATCCCAGTCCTGGTCTGCCGGATTTCTTCGCCCAGGCCCCGGCTCTGCTGGCCCGGCTCGACATCGGTGGCTTGCGCAAGTGGGTTGACTACGGCGTGCGCAACTACGCTACCCATCCCGAACGCCAGAAGGACTATTTCAGCCTGCAATCGGCCGACGCCCGCGCCGTGCTGCAACGGGAACGCCACGGCACATTGCTGATCGACGTGGAGCGCAAGCTCGACCTCTATCTGCGTGGCCTGTGGCAGGACGCGGATCTGCTGATCCCGTACTCCAGCGCCTTTGACGAGTTGCGCAAACCCGTTCCCTATTACGACCCGCTCGGCATCCGCCTGCCCGACGTGCAAGACGACAGCCGCGGCGTGACCGGTCTCGACCGCTACCGCGCGACACTGGCGCACATCGTCGGCCACCGCCGCTGGTCCACGCCGCAAATCGCCGACAACTGGAGTCCGTTTCAGCGCATGGCGGTAGAGTTTATCGAGGACTGCCGCATCGAGACCCTGCTGATCCGAGAATATCCCGGCCTGCGGCGGCTGTTTCTCGCGCTGCATCCCCGGCCCGTCGAAGACGCCTGCGACCCCGCGACGACCTCCTGTCTGCGGCATCGGCTCGCAATGCTGTCGCGCGCCTTGCTCGACCCCGACCACGACTATCGCGATGCCGACCTCAACGACTTCGTCGCCCGCTTTCACGCCCTGCTCGGGCGTGCCGAAACCTGCACCGCCGACAGTGCAGCGCTGGCCATCGCCTATGTCGCCAGGACCCGCCGCGCCAGCGATCAGTTCGCCAGGGTGCATTTCGACGACACCGTGATCGACTACCGGGATGACAACCGCCACCTCTGGCGCTTTATCGAAGACGGTGACGAGGAAGAGCAATTCGACGACAACCGTCGGACACAGACCGAAGACCCGCTGCAGGGCCTGCCGCCGCGTCACTATCCGGAGTGGGATTACACCAGCCAGACCTATCGTCCCGACTGGGCCTGCGTATACGAGGCGCTGCACCCGACCGGTCAGGCCGCCGACATCGACCGGCTGCTGCAAAAGCACGCCATGCTCGCCAAGCGCTTGAAGAAACTGCTCGACCTGCTCAAACCGCAGGACAAGGTGCGCATCCGCTACCAGGAAGAGGGCAGCGAGCTGGATCTCGACGTCGCCATCCGCTCACTGATCGATTTCAAGGGCGGCGCCGCGCCCGACCCGCGCATCAACATGAGCCATACCACCGCCGGGCGTGACATCGCCGTGACCCTGCTGCTCGACCTGTCCGCCTCGCTCAACGAACAGGTGCCGGGCGGCGAGCAGACCATCCTCGAACTCTCGCAGGAGGCCGTCTCGCTGCTCGCCTGGGCCATCGACCGGCTGGGCGACCCATTGGCTATCTCGGGCTTCCACTCCAACACGCGCCACGACGTGCGCTACCTGCACATCAAAGGCTTCGGCGAACACTGGGACGACACGGTCAAGGCGCGCCTGGCCGCGATGCAGGCCGGTTACTCGACCCGCATGGGCGCCGCCCTGCGCCATGCGGCGCATTACCTGGGCGCGCGCCGGAGCGACAAGCGACTGCTGCTGATTCTCACCGACGGAGAGCCGTCTGACGTGGATGTGCAGGACGCACGGCTACTGATCGAAGACGCCCGACAAGCGGTCAAGGAACTCGACCGCGAAGGGATTTTTACCTACTGCATCAGCCTCGATCCGCGCGCGGATGAGTATGTGTCGGACATCTTCGGGCGCCGTTACACCGTCATCGACAACATCCGGCGTCTGCCCGAAAAGCTGCCGGAGCTTTTCATGGCGCTGACCCGATAG
- a CDS encoding LysR family transcriptional regulator: MRLNPDQLLTFATVVREGGVSSAAQRLHLSQPAVSNQLRKLQDSLGEPLYRRAGRGIALTGVGQRLYAQAQRVADALAAAQALADSLATVETGQIRIAASQTPGAYLLPAVIAGFRQRAPGIDIELASYNSHEVTQRMADCDLAFVEGPRVPALPAGWHAQTLDEDEIVALVRRDHVLAGSRSVTLQRLSAEPLILRERGSSLREQVEQAFRDAGLTPRVDMRLAGVAAVKEAVRQGLGVGFASRLAVRHDRGPLLGIALDPPLRRQLTLLVPGNPSAASTRLLTYLRERR, from the coding sequence ATGCGTCTCAATCCCGATCAGCTACTGACGTTCGCCACGGTCGTCCGCGAGGGCGGCGTCAGCAGCGCTGCGCAGCGCCTGCATCTCAGCCAGCCTGCCGTCTCCAACCAGCTCAGGAAACTGCAGGACAGCCTCGGCGAACCGCTCTACCGGCGCGCCGGCCGCGGTATCGCCCTGACCGGCGTGGGGCAGCGACTGTACGCACAAGCGCAGCGCGTCGCCGATGCACTCGCGGCAGCGCAGGCGCTGGCAGACTCGCTGGCGACGGTGGAAACCGGGCAGATTCGGATTGCCGCGAGCCAGACTCCAGGCGCTTACCTGCTGCCCGCCGTGATCGCCGGCTTCCGCCAGCGCGCGCCGGGCATCGATATCGAGCTTGCCAGCTACAACAGCCACGAGGTGACGCAGCGCATGGCGGACTGCGATCTTGCCTTCGTCGAAGGGCCGCGGGTTCCCGCCCTGCCTGCCGGCTGGCATGCGCAAACGCTGGACGAGGACGAAATCGTGGCGCTGGTGCGCCGCGATCATGTGCTGGCCGGCAGTCGCAGCGTGACTCTGCAACGCCTGAGTGCCGAACCGCTGATCTTGCGCGAACGGGGCTCGAGCCTGCGCGAACAGGTCGAACAGGCATTCCGGGACGCCGGCCTGACGCCGCGCGTCGACATGCGCCTGGCCGGGGTCGCCGCCGTCAAGGAGGCGGTCCGGCAGGGACTCGGGGTCGGCTTCGCCTCGCGGCTCGCCGTGCGCCACGACCGGGGGCCGCTGCTCGGCATTGCGCTCGACCCGCCCCTGCGCCGCCAGCTCACGCTGCTCGTTCCGGGCAATCCGAGCGCCGCCAGCACGCGTCTGCTGACCTATCTGCGCGAACGACGCTGA
- a CDS encoding TDT family transporter → MNWRPLTYKQHPAEVIRHFTPNWFTMTMGTGILLLMIHAFPYPFPGQDMTARVLWWIDSAFYGLFTLLFSARLVLETDSVRNLLEHPVQSMFLGAIPMGLVPIINGGLLFGMPVWLAQDLWWLDAALAAGCGWLVPYLMFTRQQHSLEGMTAVWLLPIVASEVTASSGGYLAPHLPLAAARTVIALSYALWAFSVPLALGIVAVVFLRLVLHKLPDRAMAASSWLVLGPLGTGALALLVLGEAAGPVFAGTPLAAAASFARPFGVIAGAMLWAYGAWWWAMAWLFTLRYIRRGLPFNMGWWGFTFPLGVYTAATLVLAQQSAMVALKVYGALLVVQLVGFWGVVAARTLHGMWHGYLFNAPCLATEQPEPHNA, encoded by the coding sequence ATGAACTGGCGTCCACTGACATACAAGCAACATCCGGCGGAGGTGATCCGCCACTTCACGCCCAACTGGTTCACCATGACCATGGGCACCGGCATTCTCCTGCTGATGATTCATGCCTTCCCTTACCCGTTCCCCGGTCAGGACATGACGGCACGGGTGCTGTGGTGGATCGATAGCGCGTTTTACGGGTTGTTTACCCTGCTGTTCAGCGCGCGTTTAGTGCTCGAAACCGACTCGGTGCGCAACTTGCTCGAACATCCGGTGCAATCGATGTTTCTGGGCGCGATACCGATGGGTCTGGTGCCGATCATCAACGGCGGCTTGTTGTTCGGCATGCCGGTCTGGCTGGCGCAGGATCTGTGGTGGCTCGACGCCGCGCTGGCGGCGGGTTGCGGCTGGCTGGTGCCGTATCTGATGTTCACGCGCCAACAGCACAGCCTCGAAGGAATGACGGCGGTCTGGCTGCTGCCCATCGTGGCATCCGAGGTGACGGCGTCGTCCGGTGGCTATCTCGCGCCGCATCTGCCGTTGGCGGCGGCGCGTACGGTGATTGCCCTGAGCTATGCGCTATGGGCATTTTCGGTGCCGCTCGCGCTGGGTATCGTCGCCGTGGTGTTCCTGCGCCTGGTGTTGCACAAACTGCCGGATCGGGCGATGGCGGCGTCGAGCTGGCTGGTGCTGGGGCCGCTTGGCACGGGCGCGCTGGCGCTGCTGGTGCTCGGCGAGGCGGCCGGGCCGGTGTTCGCCGGCACACCGCTGGCCGCGGCGGCGAGCTTCGCCCGTCCCTTCGGCGTCATCGCCGGCGCCATGCTGTGGGCTTACGGCGCGTGGTGGTGGGCAATGGCCTGGTTGTTCACGCTGCGTTATATCCGCCGGGGTCTGCCGTTCAACATGGGCTGGTGGGGTTTCACTTTTCCCCTGGGCGTGTATACGGCGGCCACGCTGGTGTTGGCGCAGCAGAGCGCGATGGTGGCGCTCAAGGTCTACGGCGCCTTGCTGGTCGTGCAGCTGGTGGGGTTCTGGGGCGTGGTGGCCGCGCGTACCTTGCATGGCATGTGGCATGGCTATTTGTTCAACGCGCCGTGCCTGGCCACCGAACAGCCTGAGCCTCATAACGCCTGA
- a CDS encoding helix-turn-helix domain-containing protein: MITAGQMRAARALLGLDQRQLAEAAGLSLPTIQRMEGSEGQVRGNVESLVKVVDALDRAGVELIGEGALSTASGRGVRLKAEPDPGSGETV; this comes from the coding sequence ATGATTACAGCCGGACAAATGCGCGCGGCGCGCGCCCTGCTCGGTCTCGACCAGCGTCAGCTTGCCGAGGCTGCCGGGCTATCACTGCCTACCATTCAGCGCATGGAGGGCAGTGAAGGCCAGGTGCGCGGCAACGTTGAGTCTTTGGTCAAAGTGGTGGATGCGCTGGATCGCGCCGGCGTGGAGCTGATCGGGGAGGGCGCGCTCAGTACTGCGTCTGGACGCGGCGTCCGGCTCAAGGCAGAACCCGATCCCGGTAGCGGGGAGACCGTCTGA